atgtgtgttgTATACCATTTGCGCGTTCATTTGTGTGGGAGGACTGCAGAGAGGTAGAAACTGTGTTATTTGTGAGAAGGAAGTGGTTCCGTTTGCGTCTGTGTCGTTTTGTTGGATTTcttggagagaaggaaggttTCGCTTTTGTGCTTGTGGAAGCAGAGTGCTTCTGtccgtttgttttttcagaagaaacagacgtTTCCTTCGATGCGTCAGACCACCGGCGTGTCTTGCGCCCACGCCAccggggagacaggagcaTGCGTGTACTCGGGGACGAGGTGGGAGCTGGAGCCTCTCCGTTTATGCGAGCTAGCTATCAGTGAAGCCGATGTCTTTGAGCAAAAGAAACGGTCGGCTTCTGCGCATCAAAGCAAGGCGATCTGTATAGTTCTTCCTTGGTACACCTGCGTCCACAGGAGTTGTCTCGTTTTGGCGCTCAGAGCCGTTCGAACTAGGTACGGGTAAGGGACAAGGTCTCCGCGCTgtagaaaagaagaaaggtaGCTGGTCTGTAATGCTGGCAGTTGTAAGGGAAGGAACGAGTTGTTTGTAGactcgagggagagaaggaagcgggtggacacagagagggaggaaccTGAGAATGCCATGTTAAAACATACAGCGAAGGGAAGCAGGCCATCGGAAGGCAGCCGCCGGCGCGTGCTTGGGATTTTCATTTTTTTCACTCGGTTTTCAAATGAAGTCCAAGAACTTAAACcgtttttgttttttccccGTCTCAAAGATTGATTTCAAGAGGGGGCGGCTCgagggaaagagacgctGGGGCCGCATTTGCGAGTCTACGCAACTTTGAGGACTTTTGTCGCAACTTCTGCGACAGACCCCCGACATCAAGGTGCTCCTACGTCGATTAAGTTCTCGGCGTAATGTGTGGATTCCTGTTTTCCCTCGTAAGAACCGCAAGCCCGCCATTTCCTGCGCGAGTCGACGTTCACGTTGAAAAGATGCACTGCATTTACATCGATACCGAAACGTCATGGCTTTAGATCGGCGGTTACAGACGATGAAACCTAGTACGAATCAAATGAGTTAAATAGTACAGGGTTTTAAAAAATGAGAAACTTCTgcaagggagaaagagcTGCTCAGAAAGTAGAATCCCTTCGCACGTTTCTGTTCACGTCTCTGGTGTTAGAGAGAGCAGCACCAGGCGGGACTTTGCCGCATTGAGCTCTCTGGTGGAGCGAAAtcgagttttttttctgttgcgAGGTGCATCCCGCCTCtggttttctctgcgtcactacctctgcttctgtctctccttcactgCTGATCTGCCACATTctctcactttctctcttggcTTCGCTACCTAACCCGGGATTTCCTGTTGATCCAACTGGGTTGTACCAGAGTCAGAAAAGCAGGAAACGCAACCCAGGCATTCACCCAAGAACAACCTCGCCTATggacgcgcatgcaagggCAACACTACACCACGATGGCGCTTCCTCAGAAAGTGttgcacagaaaaagaatCACAGAAGTGCGGATAAAATGTCCGTGACGTTTACGTGCGCCTTCCACACAGACATTTCAGTGGACGGTTGACGATAGTTTTGTTTCTACAGCACCTGCGCTTACATGTGTAAGACCTATTCACACGCACTAGAGAGACTAGTATGAAACAGATTTTCGACCACACCGCCGAGACAAATCACAACACAAAACGTGATGTGTTTCTACTCTTAGTGAAATGAAATTTGAGCTGGAGTCCCTTCAGAGCCGTTCTGTATGCTTAGACCCAGAAGACGCATGGGACTAGGAATCATTCCTGTCCTCCTGTCACATTTCTTTTCCGTTTCCCGCTGTATTGTCACATTCCGTGCCTATCCACTCCGTGCCTTCTTGCGAATTCGCCTCACGTTTCTGTCTGGGGCATATTGCTTTTAACTGCGGATGCCACATCGACCCGCACGGCACTTCTGCATCGTCTGGTGAGCAGCAGTCTCGCTTGGGCATCGGAAGCGGCTCTGAGCAAGCAGATGAGTGCATTTCTTTCAGCTTCTGCTCTAGCACCTCCGCTCGGCCCACCTGCCGTTCCTCGCTTGTCGCTTTCAGCGAGTTGTTCCGCTTCAACTCGTGTTTTCCGTCTGTTTTGCCTCGTAGCGTCTCCTGTGTCAGCAGCTCTGCTCCCGTCACGTCCACCTCCGGAACAGAAGTCACCTGCCTTCCCCCCGGCTGTGCGACTGTCAGCGCCTACGACCAGCGTTTTTCTTGGATATTGCTTTTCCTTGTTTGTGCGCGGCTCCATTCTGTCCATTCCAGAGACGGGAAACGCGTCAGTGGCTGGACTGGTGCCAAGTGAGAGCGTGCGTTTCCTCAGGTCTTTGTGGACCttgagaagcagcagctgaATACGGTGAACAGTGTGGGTGGTTGGATGATGGAACGGAAAAAGATGCGTCCAGACAGCGTGAGCCATTGGACGGGGCAGCTGCAGGTACACGTCGAAAATGCAATCGAAAAACAAATCCTCGAACTTTGTGAGCAACTCGCGGTGACCTGGGGTACGCTGCTGGAACGCAGCCAGAGCGGCCGCTGCCGCCGCAGCGACCGAAGAAGACTGAACCGGCGGATCGATGAAAAGACGAAAGTGAGCAAATTTGCATTCGTAAGAGGGCACTGCTGCGTGACACCTCGCTGCACCTGCAGCTGCTCTAACGATATTTTTATCGTATTGCATCTCCATGTATAACAGGCGCTGCTTGACGTCTGCCCATAGCCCGGCTcccgagagaaacggatcTAAACGACCTGCGCGttctcgcgttcgcctttcttctaCGTCGTCTAAAAGACTGTGCGATGCTTGTCTACGTGCCTTCACATGCGGTCGATGGGCGGGATGCTCTGAGTTGCTTCTGAAAACCGGCAGATTTTCTCGCTTGTCCCAAACAACTGACACTTCGGTGTCGTGGTGCGCAAGCGCCGTGCGACTAGGAGCTAACGCAAAGGGCGGGGCAACTGCCGCGAGGTCGGTATCTCGGCAAGCAAAGAGCCGCTCTAAAAGTGTCCATCGCTGCGCCTGAGTGAGGAACGGCGGGAAGCTGACGGCGCCTTGCGGAATGTGCGGCACCCGAAGAACCCGACATACCGTTCCTTCCGCAAACTCGCTAGTCAACTGGACGAACTGCTTGCTCGCGAAAAACTCAAATTGCTCAAGAGATGCCGAACGCGAGGCGTGCGCAATATGGCCAGGTACGTGTGTTCCAGATGGGAGTTCTGTCGGAGTATCGTCCCCCAGACGGTTCATTTGTGATCTTGTCGAGCGCTTTTTTCCGCTCGCGTCCACATTTCGGTGGGTGGAAGGCGACTTCTGCCCAGTCGGGAGAAAACTGCCCGAGTCGTGCGTCTGGGAAACCGTTCGCGTCCCTGCGTGCCGTTCGACTGGGTCGTGCTCTTTGAAGCAACTTTGTTTGTCTGTTGGTTTCTCGTCGTTTCTTTCCGACCGGGGATCCTCAGGCGTACCGCGCGAATTCCGACCACTCACGACCCTCGAGAGTTCCTGTTCCAGAGATTCCACGATTGCCACGGCGAATTCAGGACTTCGTGAAGCGCTGCTCGCCGCTTCAGTGAAGCCCCGGGGTATATGTACACCGGGTGGCGACAGCCTCTGTACATCagcgaacggagagaaagcacCGCAAGCTGAACACCAGTTGCCAACAGAGTAGGGCTGTTCGCGCTCACATGTAGCTTGGACTGGGGACAAGCTGGATCTGCAAACAGCGACGGAAGTTCCTCTTAGTGTTCCggacgagaaaaacggatgGGAGGACGCAGAAGTGCTGCGTGTGATACCTGAAGGTCTGGCCTCTCGCGGGCCACCAGACACCTCCCTCCGAATGCAGCGGTGTTCCTTTCGAATTACGTCCTCTTCTGATAATTTTTGTGATGCACGCGTTTCACCACTTTGGTTCATCTTCCGGGAATCGCTTCGCGAACCGCAAATGCTCGTGGcagtttcgctttcttccggATTTGCGTCCCTAGCTCCTCGGTCGGCGCTGCCTCCCGCCGAaatgcttcttccttcgctgccttctcggcttcctgtTTCCGTTCTTTTTGTTTCTCCACGTGTTACCTTCTCCCATTCTGGAGAGACATGTGGAGAGTAACAGGTCTGGATCTGTTGGCTTTTGAGATTCCCCGCCTCGTCCTCAGCCTCCCTCGATGCTTCACCCAGCAGCGACCAGTGTTCAGTGGtggtttcgttttttctctctttcgtctctccgttttctgcgttctgTGCTTTCTCAACGGCGCCAGCGGAGAGTCTTCGGTGAGACGAGGCAAGGCAGAACGGTTGGGGAAAcatttttcgtctttctcccgcgtGCTCTAGGCACGTTTCGCAAACGAACGGAGGCAGGACTCCGCAACACGGCAGAAAGGGGAATGACGGGGAGCGCGAAACTCCGTGAAAAGCGATACTCGACGACTGCCTCGAAGAAATCCGGGCACGACGCGgccgtctctcgctgtctgaTACCAaggcgagagcgcgagaacGTGAAAAAGACTCGATTTTccccctttctcctcgagACAGGGATCTACCCACAAAAGCCTGGCGACATCGCGGTTTCTCCAACTCGCGTTTGGCCTGTTCCTTCCAGCCGGTTCCTGTTGTATGCACACCCGAAGGCCCCGCGACGGAACCGCGTCGGCCCGTCTGGGTTTCGTCATCAGCCCTCCGTCGGGTTTTCAGGCATTCCAATAAAGACAGCTCTGAAAACTGTGACACGTCGCCAGCAGCCTCTCCTTtatttcctctctgttccccgCAAatttcctcttgttcttgcCGCTTCTTTCCAGTCATCCAAGATGAACCCTCCGGCGTCAGCCCGCGTGCGTTACTGGCGCGTTTGTTTCCCCTCGTTTCGTGTTTGTCAGCGCTGGAAAAAGCAGCGGATGTCGAGGCGTTTGAATGCGGAGATTTCGCTGAGGCGGGGGGGAAAGCCAGCCGGCCCAGAAGCACATCTTGGAAGTGCAGCAGATGGAGCAAACGCAGCAGTGCAGCGGGTGTGAAAGCTGTCTGTACTGCCACATCCATCCAAAACGCTCTCACAGACAACGGCCGCAGATTcccagagacagacggcgcCGACGCGAGCGACACACCGAAAGATGCACGGGCGAGAGGCGAGTGGGCCGGGGAACACAGACACGGAAAGGAGCGCAGCATCGGAGCAGTCGAAGCGACTGCGCCGCCGGCCGCACGCACGAGGGCCAGGTGGCTCACACGATCGGCGACAGGGTGGAACAGGGGCTCTgaacgagaaacacagagacaagagagagaagaaagacaagccAGCGAGTCGTCCAACGCTCTGCAGGAGGAAAGGCATCGCCAGTCCGTGTTGTGCGCGTCCAGAGCGCGCGATCGAGGAACACTGCAGACTCCTTGGACTTTTTTCTTCACAAAAGATAAAAAGCCTGGCTAGCGATCTCGAGTTTCCatggaagaaagagagaacacaagagaggaagaacactCGACGCCCTTCGACCCTCTTGCCGTttcgagagaggagggcaACACCTACTGAGGATgtagagagacgcgaagactCTAGGGTCGCACTGAGGgacgacagaggcagaaaatGCATACAGGAATGTTCAAACACGACCTGTCGCTGCAAGCTTCCAACTATGTTGAAACATTTGTTTTGCTTCGACTCGGAGCTGAAGAGTGTTACCTGGAATAAAGTTAAGGAGCGCTGTCTGAAGGAAACTGAAGACGCAGGAAAGCAACGCGACTTCGGTCTCGTGCTCCGTCGCCTGGAGCATCTGGGATGGGACGGGGACCAGGAGGACACAGAGTGGAACGGAGATGcacaaagaagcagaaaaaggagacacgaaacgcgcgagagagaaacgcacagaGACGCCGCCAAGTGCATGTCGCCCGTCGGGATCAGTCTCAGTGCCTCACTTCCTGATTTCCTCCGTCCTTCCCTGCTGCCGACATCGTTGATGACacctccttctttttctctcttcttcttgcgtcttctcgcttcctctccctccttttctcttcttcttctcaccttGTCAAGGAAGAGATTTGCAGGGAGTTTCGCCTCCTTGACGCGGGTCCAGAGTGCAGCAGCCACGAGTAGGCGGCGCATAGCACTGCCCGAAAGCGAAGGGAGGGcgggcagaagaaaggcgagggaggcgTCGTCGAGGTGGGGGAGAAGGTATCTgagaagaggcagggaaGGTTCCCaccacagagaaaacacggtggagaaagagataAACAAAAAAGCGGCATCTCAAACGAGTTTTATCAGGGACAGCCCTTGGCAGCTACtccaagaagagacaccagTGCGACACCTGCAGAAACTGACGCGCGTCTTGTGAGGGCCGGTCAgcagcctcttctccccaAACCTCAAAGTCTCCCATTCTCCATCTCCTGCGTCCCTGCTTTAAGCCAGCGACCCTGTGTGCGACTCCACACTGTGACGACGTAGGCAGGCAGACGTTCACGCAACCACTCACCTTCACTACATACATATTTCTGTATGTGCACATTCTTCAGTTGATGAACTGTTACATGCGAGCTACATTCGAGGCTCGGCATTCGCTTTACGCTACACGAACTGTCATCCTTAAAGAGCGGTCAACTTTCCCTTTCTCCGAATTGCACATCGCATGCGATATCAAATAGATACCTGAAGCTCGACTTTCCGTTGCGTATATGATTATATACgtagatatatacatttatatatattgatgTATCCGTATGCATACACGTgaatatgtgtatatacgtatattattatatctatctgtgtatagacgtatatatataaactCATCTATGGACATTTATTTGCATGTCGGTGGAGACGCAAGAGAATGAACGAAACAACAAGGGATTCCTCCATAAGTTTTTCTGGGACGTTCCTTTCAGCGTCACTTGTTCttggagaaaacgacgagagGCCTTACAGTTCATCTGTGGGGTTGCAGAGGACGGCGCGAGGAGAGGGCGAATGCACCAGCTGGCGAACCAACGTCATTTTCTCCTTGACACTCACCCACGTTCTCTGAATCTTTATGgtttcctgttctctgcgttcttgcccttctgcttccgagccgttttctcttcctcgaggaaTCTGTCGACGATCTTCACAGCCTGGAAGCCCGAACACATGAGGGAaaacggaggcgaagaagaacgaaaacaCTGACAGTTGCATTGTTAtctatacgcatatatatatatatatatatatatatatatatgtatgcttgtatgaatgtatgtatgtcCCCACATCTAAATATTGATATGTCTATTTCTATTTACGTCTACaactctgcgtcttcctcatTCTATCTATTGCTACCTATTTCTATCAATCTAGATTCATCTGCATGTTTCCCTGTGTGTCTATGTCTGTTTAGGTCTACTTTTATCACTTCATCTGCGCATATTGAGATCTGTTCTCACTTTTCGTCTTCGAGAATGTACGCGCATCATTCAGGTTTGAAAGACGTTGTTTTTCCCGGGCTCTCTCTGGGCCTTGAAACTTACAAAAGAAGCAGTCGAGAGCGACTCTTTGAATGGGGAGAGCAGGACTGCTGTCTGGTCTTCTCGCTGGACTCGAGCCGACGGGACAGCGGCTGCAGGCGTCGCACTGCAGAAGGTGGAACGAAGAAATCCGAAATTTCGCCGGAGAACAGGGAGGTGCAGAAGAAtaagaaacagagaaggtcGGCGAGGGCAAGCGAGGAATGGTGCTGCTTTCCCTGCTCACGCCTCTGCGTGTGTCAGACAAACGAGACAGCAACCGACAGCAACCCTGCGGAGAGgtagaagacgaagaaaacgaaggcgcggaagaggaggaagagaaaacaggagatGGAGAACTTGTAtgggtggaagaagaagatgaaaaagaagacgacgaggatgACGACCAGGAAGAGGAACATAGAAGGGAcgaggaaggacagagaTGAAGACGGTGGCGAACGCCCACGAGGGAAGGGATCTGAAAGCGAAGCGTCGTTTCCTCGCGTAAAGCCGAGGATGACGGGAGGGAGGGAGAccggaaacaggaagaagagagacaggaagaactCCACACCTGAtgaaagaaaagaggcaaAGCAACGAtgtctgaagaagaggcacacccgaagaagagaagacgcgaaaagcAGGAAGCCGCTGCTTGTTGGACCGTGGTACCGTGAATGGATTCGAGAGACGCAACAGTagtgagaagaaaaacggtgAAAGGGCCAGTTTTCCCCATTTGTCTTGACAGCCAAATGAAGTGTCTTCTCACAGAGGACTTAGGAGGCAGATTTATATTTTTACTgcacgttttcttcctttgcgCGTGTTAAGAttcgttgtcttctttgAGAGATCTGCTTGTTCTGGTGAAGCATCTTAAGAAGATAAAAGGCAAACACAGCAGTCCATCTGGTTCACATCAATGTGcgaagtgcatgcagactcaCCGGCCTCAAAAGCTTCACACCGCTCTGCGCCCACCATTTGCCTATGAGGACAGCCCACGGCGGGAGGGACTTTCCTtgagttcttcgtctgtttctgtcgttcctctcccttctttctgccCCACCCGTTCCTGCCTCCGAACGAAACTCTCCACTTCCCGGAGAGCTCGCTgtcattttctctctttcaagCGCGAAACTCCGGGAAGACGAGTACGCCGAGGCGTcgctttcgctgtcttcatCCTCCGAGACCGGCGGGAAGAGCGTTTGCAGGGAGTACCAAGTCTGCGGCTTGCGGTGGCGCTCAGAGgtgcggagaaaaagagaatttctttctcgtcctccgcGCACATGTTGTCTCAGCCTTTCACCGAGACTCTCCGACTTTGTAAagtccttcgcctccacgGAGCGGTCTGCGGCTCTCGTTGCGCGGTTCGTCCTTCGACCTGCTCGCTTTCCTTcgccctctgcatgctgttGTGATCGGCCAGCTCTCctgccgccgcctctgctctcGGTCGCGGCTCTTTGCGTGCAGCGATGGAGAAGGCGCCTCCGAGAAGCTCGAGCGGCGCCAGCAAGGACatgagaagaaagcgaagcagcagaacgtggagaagaaggaggagatgaagagtgacaagaaggagagggagacaaagaccgagaagaaggaaaagacgagcgagaagaaggggaagaagagggagaagaagagggggaagaagagggagaagagcgagacgaagaggaagaagagcgagaagaagaggaagaagagcgagaagaagaggaagaagagcgcgaagaagagggagaagagcgagaagaagagggagaagcaggagggACGGCAAGACATCGATGAAGGAGAAACCGAGCAGAGGGGGCAAAGCTGTGTTGCAGACGAACGTACCGACGAAGGCTCTGAAGCGTAACGAAAAAGGACGGAGCGCGGAGTCACAttcaagaaacagaaggcgaggcagagaaacgagcggTCAGATTTATAACGCGCAGCGAAGCAATGTGGCGAggacaggaaacgaaagcaCGACTGAGCacgcagagacaagacagaggagacagcgacacgacggcggagacagcgacacgACAGAGGAGACCGAGACATGGGAGAGTAACAGTCCAAGAAGAGGGATCTAAGAAAAGAGATTTAAGAAGAGAGACTAGAGAGAAGAGgctcgagagaagcgatCTAAGACAAGAGTGAGACATTTGGTAGGGTTAGACAGGCAGCaagagcagaagcgagaaggcgagggaagttctcttttccgtttgtctcctcgcgcctgAAGTTTATcgtggaagaaggaggcgctTCTTTAGAAGTCGCgggcgaggaaaacggagatgcaagcatgcatgcgaaaatGAATGAGAAACAAGAGGGACAGCCAACCAGAGAGGGGGAGCATGCCCGTAGCACGCCAGCAAGCAGGACGAAGTCAGGGACATCCAATTTCCAGAACGCTCTCTTTTCTAGAAAAAAGATGGAAATCGAGAAGTGTGAAAGTGTGCTTGAACCCGCAGCTCGACAAATGCAGAagggcgcgagagagaccagaacacaggaagaaaacacaaacgCCTTTggcaagaggagaaggcccCCAGAACTCGAGGACATCCTCTCGACGGCCAAGAAAACATCtgcgaatgcatgcagactgaAACGTGACTCAGAGAGGTTCGCTTGAAAGGAACTAGGCAGGGAGGGACGGacccacagagagaacagtccgagagggagagacagagaggaaaacgaaacctCACCTCAGCGAAATGGTGACTTCCAAACGAGCAGCGACAGTGTCGGAGCAGCGCAGCGCCTTTACCGAACGCGATGGCGGGGACGACGAGGGAAGAGGCGTCCGTGGAAGTCAgggcgaaacagagagggtGCGTGGTTTGCTacgcacacacaaacagaagagaagtcgacgaaaaacagagagggtCGCGCAAAGGAAGAGCCCACAAAAAGCAAGGAGCACGTccgagcagagacagctagagagcgagaaagcaaggaaagaaacacaaagaaaagagagaaggaggggggagacgagagcgagaggaatttcaacggagacgggagagagaagcatagagaagagaacagaagcgtaaagaaagagagagaaagaacgcaaACCAAAACGGCGGAGAAGGCACCCGCTGCAGCTGGGCAGGCTTCCTGGAGAACAGGCACTTGGGCAGCAGGGCCAAGAAGTGGAAAGGCGCTGGCTGGCAAGGCAAGGCGCGAGAATGCGTAAAAcgttctcttttcgttcGACGGAGAAGTTGGATCAAGCATGAACAGGTTCTGTTGCCCCGCGAAGCAGGATTTCTTCTTGGAGAAGAGACCGTTTGATGTGACGCATGTTCCTTCAAACAGATCTGGAAGAAGGACGTGACGAGCAGGCTCGTCCTAACATTTGCCCTGACCTTTGTGGTGTATGCTGCTGTGTGTTCGAGCGCCAacgtcgcgtctcttcttctgtgcagTCCATGGGGATGCTCAGACTCACTTTCAAATCCGCTGCGTACGCCCATTGTTTGATGTGCTGGTGATACCACTGCCAGATAATAGCATCTTCAAGGACATCGgcgctctcgtcttctttccccttttcct
This genomic interval from Toxoplasma gondii ME49 chromosome VIIb, whole genome shotgun sequence contains the following:
- a CDS encoding hypothetical protein (encoded by transcript TGME49_262600) gives rise to the protein MLQATEHETEVALLSCVFSFLQTALLNFIPEPLFHPVADRVSHLALVRAAGGAVASTAPMLRSFPCLCSPAHSPLARASFGVSLASAPSVSGNLRPLSVRAFWMDVAVQTAFTPAALLRLLHLLHFQDVLLGRLAFPPASAKSPHSNASTSAAFSSADKHETRGNKRASNARGLTPEGSSWMTGKKRQEQEEICGEQRGNKGEAAGDVSQFSELSLLECLKTRRRADDETQTGRRGSVAGPSGVHTTGTGWKEQAKRELEKPRCRQAFVGRSLSRGERGKIESFSRSRALALVSDSERRPRRARISSRQSSSIAFHGVSRSPSFPFLPCCGVLPPFVCETCLEHAGERRKMFPQPFCLASSHRRLSAGAVEKAQNAENGETKERKNETTTEHWSLLGEASREAEDEAGNLKSQQIQTCYSPHVSPEWEKVTRGETKRTETGSREGSEGRSISAGGSADRGARDANPEESETATSICGSRSDSRKMNQSGETRASQKLSEEDVIRKEHRCIRREVSGGPREARPSGITRSTSASSHPFFSSGTLRGTSVAVCRSSLSPVQATCEREQPYSVGNWCSACGAFSPFADVQRLSPPGVHIPRGFTEAASSASRSPEFAVAIVESLEQELSRVVSGRNSRGTPEDPRSERNDEKPTDKQSCFKEHDPVERHAGTRTVSQTHDSGSFLPTGQKSPSTHRNVDASGKKRSTRSQMNRLGDDTPTELPSGTHVPGHIAHASRSASLEQFEFFASKQFVQLTSEFAEGTVCRVLRVPHIPQGAVSFPPFLTQAQRWTLLERLFACRDTDLAAVAPPFALAPSRTALAHHDTEVSVVWDKRENLPVFRSNSEHPAHRPHVKARRQASHSLLDDVEERRTRERAGRLDPFLSGAGLWADVKQRLLYMEMQYDKNIVRAAAGAARCHAAVPSYECKFAHFRLFIDPPVQSSSVAAAAAAALAAFQQRTPGHRELLTKFEDLFFDCIFDVYLQLPRPMAHAVWTHLFPFHHPTTHTVHRIQLLLLKVHKDLRKRTLSLGTSPATDAFPVSGMDRMEPRTNKEKQYPRKTLVVGADSRTAGGKAGDFCSGGGRDGSRAADTGDATRQNRRKTRVEAEQLAESDKRGTAGGPSGGARAEAERNALICLLRAASDAQARLLLTRRCRSAVRVDVASAVKSNMPQTET
- a CDS encoding hypothetical protein (encoded by transcript TGME49_262590), producing the protein MSPGQPLAATPRRDTSATPAETDARLVRAGLKDVVFPGLSLGLETYKRSSRERLFEWGEQDCCLVFSLDSSRRDSGCRRRTAEGGTKKSEISPENREVQKNKKQRSDGEGASEKLERRQQGHEKKAKQQNVEKKEEMKSDKKERETKTEKKEKTSEKKGKKREKKRGKKREKSETKRKKSEKKRKKSEKKRKKSAKKREKSEKKREKQEGRQDIDEGETEQRGQSCVADERTDEGSEA